The genome window CTCACTGCCTTAGGGCATGGGGTGGACTCCCCACCGGCCAAAGACCAACCATCTGTGCCATCCATCACTGAGTACCTCCCATTCACTGTCACACTATGGGAATAGGGATATGGTGCTTATACAATGCTGATCTTGCTTTTGCTTTGTCTACGAGCAATCAACCACTTGGATCTGTTTGGGCTCATTGTCTCCATATTGGCCAAATTTAAGAATATGTGAAAAGGCAAACTAATGATTTTAGTGGTGATCCTCATGTCCCTGTTAGATACCACAGTGCTGCTTAGGGACTGCTTGAGCAATTGACACACTAATGTATTGAGTTGCGTGGTGTAGCATAGACAGAATATTGATTTATTCTTCATGGCATCACACACAGCAAATAAGTTTTTAGCACATACTATTAACTTACGTTTGGCCTTGTCACACCTCAGTTATTTACAAACTAACTTCAGAATCTATGCCGTGGGTGACACCAGCTACACTGCTATGAAACTAACATATTTaaatcagatatttattttctgaattcaaatgtattttaaaagttgacaTTCTTACTTAAAATTCAAAAGCAGGTTATCACACACTAGAAATGCAGCtgtaaggaaaaatgaaatgacaaagtttgaaatctaaaggaaaaaaggaaatctaaCTAGGAAGCCAAATTTATCTGCATGTAAAGCCTGCTTGatgttatttcctttattcttcatAGCAAGTATTTTTAGTTTACATATTGTAATTTCTactttagaaatggaaaaacagtccCAAAGGGTGTAAGTATCTTGCCCACCATATCAAGGGCACTGTGTGAGAGGCAGGATGGAAATCCATGGCTACTTCATGCCATAGCCTCTAAAGAGACAGTGTAGGTAGGACCCAAGCCATCTTGCTTCAGCAGGTTGCCCTGGTTGCTTGACCCTTTCTTCTACCTAGGCCCTAATTCTCTCATCTAGCTCTATAGCCCAGGGACTTCTCACATGTTCTGTGGCAAGCGGGATACCCTAGGAAAGGAAGGAGATGAGGAGACACAACACGGGGTATGGCCGAAGGGGCAGGGGGCTTCTGTGCCCACTAGGGGCATGCCCTCCATATGTTAAGCTAGCCAGAAGCTCTCTGAATCCTGTCCTTTTGATTTTGATGAAGATTTTCATTATGTAAGTGTGACTGATTAAACTGTTGTCCCGCCTTTGGGGATCAACTTAACCTTCTGTCCCTCTCCCTTCCTGAAGGTTGAGCAGagggctgaaagtcccaacacTCTTATTCCCCAGCCTAGAGCTACCTAGGTGCTGCCAGCAACGCACTAGCATACAAAAAGAAACCACTTTGTGGAGATTCTAAAAATTGTAGGAGTTGTGTGCCAGGAAGCAGGGTCTAGgaccaaatatgtatttcataataTCATCCCTGTGCACACCAGCTCAatcagaatacaaaatttcaaaaatgatacttaacttttttaaaatagagtctctatctcaaaaaaaaaaaaaataataataacctcttcctggacctcctgggctcaaggcatcctccaccctttggctctagagtagctgggaagAGAGCTACATAGAGACATGCATACATTATGCAttcactcttttatttttgtagagagtcttgttctgttgccccatgtggtctcaaactgctgagctcaagcaatcctcctgcctcagcatcccaaagtgctgggattacaggcgtgggaaACCGCACCCAGCCACGATTTTCAATATTATCAAATACCTGGGAAGGAAGTGAACAAAAGATGAGCAGGCCTTCTTTGGTGAAAGCTGCAAAACTTTATTGAGATAGTTTAAGTCAAATATCTAATATAAGACCGGTTTGCGTTGTTTCAGCTTTTCTTCATTTAAACTTGTGGTTGCCCTTCACCTGTAACAGAAACATAACAGGTGGGAACATTACTAGCAGAACTGTGTTTAGATGACATTAAGGATATGGAAAAGACACCAGAGTTTTAGTTTTCTACAGTGGACAAAAAAAGAAGCCTAAGAGTCACCCTTTTGCTTACATTCAGGTAGACCTCTGTAGAGACTTTGACAATAGTCGTCCAAGCGGATGcattaaagatatttttcaaacacACCCTGCTTCCTAGTGCTACAAGGTAAGCAAGACAGTCCGAGGTTCAAACACATTAAATGAAGTGAACCCACTAAAGAGAGGTTTAAAGTAGAAAGCAAACATTGTGCATAGTTTTGCTCAAAATACCAGCGTCACACAAAAAtactaagaaacaaaaaaggaactcatgaaaaatgtataatttttggCAAACACTCTTTTAATGTTCTGGCTTGAATCTGCGGTCTGGATGCCAAATGGGCTCCTGGAAACGGTCTGAATACTATCTTGAAAGAAAACGGTTAATGTCACCTTAGGAACTGCATAAGTGAAGTGAATAGAGAGAACAGCATTGCATTTGTTTTTACTCTATTGTGCAGAAGggcaaaaacatttatttgggcTCGTTCACCCTTCTGTGGTTTGTAAGGTACGGTAACCGTTTGTCCCCAGTGTTCTCCTACCGTGATGTCAATGTGAATCATGCCTCTTTTTACACTTGAAAGCATTCCCATTTGTACAATTAAGTATATGGCCGCATTACTCTTATGCTATCACTATCAGTTTTGTCATCAATATGTGATAGCGTTATGAACCGTgtcacacatgaaaaaatggaagGATACGGAAATGGAAAGAGTAGGACAGCTGAAAAACCCAAAATTTGTTTCTAAAAGTAAATGTTTTTGAGGGACAACTGGAAAATTTCACAGTTTCTTCCACAGGTTTTGTGATGCTTAGATAATCGGGtattagagaaataaataatgtatgcTTTCCTAGCTTATCAACCATTTTATCCACGCTCTGATCAAGATTGTATTCGCTTTCAATAAAGCCCTATATTAAATCACTCTGTCTTGTTCATATTCCATGTcgtgctttttccattttcttcatgaTTCTGTAAACGACTGAACACTCTATTTATAGCTAATTTTCAAAACaacaatcttttaaatttatgacATTTGAACTACTTTTCCTTTTACTAATGATTCGTATCTGTCTTTTATTCattacctctttctttttcctttaagtttATTCTGTGGctcttttattgttatttcatagtattcttttcctttatcatgtaaAATGCTGTTTATAATAAGACGCGCATTGAAAGCTATGATCTCCCTAAGAATACAACTGAGGCTTGTTCAGTGGGTCCTGGAAGTCATGTGAGAACTATCTTTTAATGTAAATAGTGTAATGGAATGGTTCAGCAGAGTAGAGTAAAAACATGTAGGTAATTTCTCCCTTCAACATGGGGTGCTTCCTTTAACTTCAAGAGGTATTGTAATTAACAGtcaccaatttggaaaacatgtgCAAAACAGACTTATGTCAACTACTCAGGAATTAGCACCCTGCTGTTGTTGAACTTCAAACCCTATCACATAATGTCTCAAGGCAGAAACCCGTAATATGTAACCTATGCTATGGTTAGAGGTGACTCTACTATATGAGTCTTCAATCTAATTACACGAAGTAGCTCATGAAGACTGACAGGAGGGCAGGGGGCATGCTTAGCAGAAGCATCTTACACCCACCTTGAGCATCACTGACCTACATGCATTCTCCCTACTTCACTGGCCACAGAAACCTGATGATCTCTTGCCATTTtatcattcagtcattcaagGCTTCACTGAGGGAAGACTTTAAAACACAGTTATTCTTTAAGAGCCAGAGAATTcagaatttgacaaaatccaagaACACTCATACAGGACTCCATACAGGAAAACAAACATCAAGCAGAGTGCCCACTCATTTTCTTAGGAACCATGAATCTCAACTCAGACATTATAATTGGACGGAAGCTGACTGTTGTGAAAAACAAATCATGAAAATCAGAATATCTTGGTCTTCTATCCAACAGGACCAGAGCATGTGGAAATCAGCAATGAAATGGATTTTAATCTATCTGATGTGCATCCATTCTTTTCAATGAGAGCAAGGATGCGTGTGGAATTTATACGATTCATCCAGAGTCTCACAAATTATGGTAGAGCTGGTACTAGAATCTGTTTCAGGGCTCAGCATACTTCACACAAACTCTTATTGCATATGCATTATGTATTTGTTAAAAGCAGAAATGCGAAAAGAATCTGAAAATTGTTAGCTGTTGGTTATACACCAAACTAAGAAAATGCTGCCGTGTTTGATGATTCAATATGGCTTTGACCCAGTTTGTTTCTGTATCTGATCATGTTTAAGTCTTGCAATCTGGCATTTGTGTCTGAACGGCGTTTCAAAGAAAGTTTACATTTGCACTGTGTTTTTAAAGTAGCAGTAATGTTATCCCTCTATTATCAAAAGTATAATGTTGTGTAAATGAGAACGCACGTAACTTTGCATCTTGTTGGATAACATACCTGTTTCTGGCATTTTACAGTGTTCTTCCTTGGGTATAATCTTCACCTTGACGCCAGCACCCAAATCCAGATTTAACCCCGGTCTTTGACTGACGCAGCTCTTGCAGATCACCTTCCATGTCACGCACTTCAAAATACAAAGGATATCGATTTAAGCATTCTGACATGaaatataaataaggaaatgatGATATTCTTTTCTTTAGCCTTATGAAATAAAGCCtgagccgggtgtagtggctcatgcctgtaatctcagcactttgggaggccgatgccacttgaacccaagagctggaggtagcagtgagtcaagaccatgccACAGCAATCCAGACTGGCTGACAGATGATGTTCtgtcacattaaaaagaaaaagaaagaaagaaagaaagaaaagaaaaagaaaaaatctctgtCAGTTAGCGTGGTAATGAATGTCGTGCAAAGATGATACACCTTTGTTTCCctgttttatgatattttattgttttctgagtcagggtctcactctttcgtccaggctggagtgctgtggcacaatcaagGCCCAGTGTGAGcccaacctctcaggctcaacagaacctcctgtctcagcctccgcaGTGGCTGAGCATATGGGTGCACCCCACCGCCAAGgctaatttctgtttgtttgttttgtttgagacaggacttctcagtgttgtccaggctggtcttcaactcctgggatcaagggatttgcccaactcagcctcccaaaattttgggattacagtcgtgagctcCTGGCCCAACGTCTTGTTTTGAATTACAATCTAAGAATAACTCATACTATATGTAAATTTTCCACACTTTACCATTGTGTATTATGAACAGCAAGTATCAACTATCTATGGAATCTGAAGTCAGCCGCACGAATGCCACTTTAATCATAAGTGAAATGTAATTTTCCGAAGAATTAGATCAATGTTTTGGCGGGCCTCTGACAAATTCTACAGTAGTGACACCCATCCCTTGTTGAGGTAACTTGGAAATTGTTTGGGTAGTTAATCAACGTTGTGGTATGCTTAGGACCAAGAACCTTATATGTAACTTTACATAAATGAATCCCATTTAGAATAATGTACCAAAAGTAACAGAGAAATCATTGTCTTGCAGTGCGACTACAGAAAGTAGGCCCAAATTCAGTCAATGTTTCGCTTGAAAATGCTACCTGTTGGagatacattttctgtttcaggataATCTTATCCTACTTTGACTTTTCTAACTATGAAAGTATTTAAACAACTGTTAAAACCCCCTTAAAATCACACTAATATAGCTCCCTGTATACTAGGGTCCAGAATTATCCAACTTTTATCCAACATACTGTCAAAAAGACCGATCAAAGGAAACAGTGGCTGTCATTCATTGAGTAACTGTCATTCTGGAGCTACTATCCTGCTTCACTGAACTGTTTTGTCCTGAGCCAATACTGAAGTACCTTACAGTACAGACACAATCGAGTGTTATGCATCTTAGGCAAACTGCtcactttttattattacaacATGGATTGTAGGAAGAACACAAACCTTTGAACATAATATGAATTCCTTCTCCATGAGTCAAGTGTTCTTTGCAAGCCTCaatctctgagcctcggttttcttATTTATACAATGGGGCTAACATGCTTTTACAAAGGGACCTTATTCACGGTGTTTTAAGTTCGGGTAACTTGGCACTCTACACTCAAGTAATGGGTGCTTACAACACTGTGGACACCATGGCTGAGAAGATCATACAGCAACATTCTAAGAAGATCAAATTAAACTAgtgaaataatgtacatttttatacaccaaatTAACTGTTTTCAAGTGACTTAGTAAGGACTGTATTTTCAAGCACACAAATCCATCTCGAAGGATAAAATAAGATTCCTTATATCCAGGGACAGCATGAAGCTGCAAACTATACTCTCCCCTTTCCTGCCAACATTGGGCAAATGTTTGGTATCTTTTCCTATTGTTCTCCTTCCTCCTGTTACTGCTCATGGCATAGACCACGACGCACACATAGACCTTTTCCCGCCCCATAGACatgctttctttcccttcccagcacCTTGGATCTCAGCTCTATCCTGATCTTCTTCTGTCTCCTGAACAGGTGTAGGATCCCGACTTTCAGCTGCTGGTTCCTCTTCTTGGGGCTCTCCATTACTGCGCTCCTGGgactggctctgtgtgtgtgtatctgtgtgtgtatgtgcagatAAAAAAATTTTGGTATTAATACATGCCAATAGTATAAATATACAGAATACATAGATACTTCTTATCATAAGTACGTCTGGAGGCATTTCTCCAACACTACCCCGTATACCTATTCTTCATAACATTATTCTTTCCTCAGAGAGGTTACTCAAAGATAGATATCCTCAAGGACTTTGGAAGCCATTTTAGTCTATGTTGGGATGAATGAGTGTAATCTGTTCTGAATAAGCATGAGGAGGAAGTTGTGGACAAAATCTGGGCACACACGATCATCCATCCACACAAAACCCAAATATCATCCTCTGGACTAATCTTTCCTTCATGGGATGCCATGATCATTTTTTGTCAACATGGGAGACAATTACGAATGGGAGGCCATAAACAACGGACTCCCATTCTGATAGTCCAACAACACTACCAGAAAAATAACTTTCTGCTAAGAGAAAACATCGAATGTTAAGACATTCATAAGCAGAGGCACAATGAACTCAGGAGGTTATGAACTTCTTCTTGGTATAGGCCTATATGTTTATCTTCCTCATCAACACGTATTTCACTCTCCAAGCAGAATACTGTGATTGGCAAAATGCACTTCACAGGACAACTAGATTCCACCACTTTCATGGTCAAATGTTaacttggtcattttttttttttaaatttagaaatactCTGAAAATCCCAGGGCAAGTATGAGTGTGTGCAACTTTTGAAACGAATGCTTGCAAAGTCGCTTAAGTAGGTCTAGCTGGCGGAGCAATGTCTTAAGGCTTCCGGCAGAAAACACAGGGTCTTTCCCATGGGGTTGGTTTCGCAAATGGACACTCCATCAGGGAGACAAGTAGGAAATTACAGCTAGAGAATTAAAATTGAAGTGATGGCGAATTTTGTCACATAATGATTTGCTAGGCCCCTCGTCCCCACCCCGACCCAAATCACTTTTTTAGGAACTCAGAGCCCCACCCATTGGAATCTCCACAGTGGAGTTGAGAATTTGCTACAAAGTAGTGGTCATTCCTCAAAGGACACCTGTGCCAGGCAGTCTACAGACCTCGGGGCTGCAGTCACTAGCCCGCAGCGTTCCGGGTCTCCAGGACCCTTCCATACCGCTCATGCCATCCCTCCCCTGGTCCCGTCTGGGGAGTCTGGAATCTTCTGTCGGGGTTACAGGTTCATCTGGGACTCGGATACCTCCACCAGCAGCACCCCAGCATCGCCCCAGCTTCACCTGAGCCCCTCCACTCCtcagcctgccttcctccctaGTTATGGCCATGACAAGACAATGCGTGCAGCGTCGCATGAAAGGGACGACAACTTCGAGGCCCTTCTCACCCTGAGTCACCAAACATGCGACCCTCCGGAAGCCCGCTGGTTCCTCCTCACTCTCACTCACACTTCACTCCCAGTTGGATCGGCCTGTGAACCTACCCGCTGTGTCTCAGTAGGAGAGAAAGAATCCAGACCTCACGGACCCCAGCTGCTGGCTCACAGCTCCGCGGAGTTCCCCAGACTGGCTAACGGGCCGATGGGAAGACGCCCAGTGAACATGCGCATGGAGGCGGGCACTAAAGGAGCATGCGCAGTGAGGTCCCCTCTTGCCTTAAGGGTTGTGGTGCCCCTCCTTATCCCGCCTGGTCCTGTCCTGTGCTCCCCTTTAGGTCCCCATTAATGACTTTGGAATCACTCCTCTCTGTGTGTGAGTTGCCCCCCACCCAGGATTCAAATACCTCAAATAATGTCAGCTTTCTAAACTCACcccatggccgggcacagtggctcacctctgtaatcccagcactttggggggccaaggcgggtggatcatgaggccaagagatcgagaccatcctggtcaacatggtgaaaccccgtctctactgaaaatacaaaaattagctgggtgtggt of Macaca fascicularis isolate 582-1 chromosome X, T2T-MFA8v1.1 contains these proteins:
- the LOC135969134 gene encoding X antigen family member 1, whose protein sequence is MESPKKRNQQLKVGILHLFRRQKKIRIELRSKCVTWKVICKSCVSQRPGLNLDLGAGVKVKIIPKEEHCKMPETGEGQPQV